Sequence from the Nilaparvata lugens isolate BPH chromosome 10, ASM1435652v1, whole genome shotgun sequence genome:
TGAATGTGTTACACGTGGTTCACAAAAATCTTGGAAATGTGTAAAGTGTTGCAGTGAGCAGACAGACACCATAGTTAAACCAACGATCGACTACGAGCGggttaatgaaataattgtgaAAGCGATTGCTGCCTTAAAAGAGGATATGAAGAACCAGTGGGACGTTAACAACAAGAAATTGGATAGCATACAGGAAGAGATGAGTAATATGAACAAAGACATTACTTGCCTTGAAACAAAAATGGACGAAATAGTTGAAAAAGTGACCAGTACAGAAACAAGGGTGCAGCAACTAGCtgatgaaaattgtaaattgcATCAAGAATTAGCCGTTGCGAAGAGAGAAATTCACGATCTTCAAATACAAACTAGGAAAAACAACATAGTAATTTCTGGCATCCCAATTCAATCAAAAGGGACCAATGTATTTCCCATTATCATTAAGATAGCTGAACTCCTGAAACTTACATACTACCAAACAGACATCAACGCTGCCCATTGGCTCCCAGTCCGGGGGGGCGAGCCGAGATCTCAGTCAATTGTAGTTTCATTCGTGTCAAGACTGGTTAAAAATGAATGGCTCCTCGCAAGACGTCACAAAAGATTCCTGAAGGCGAGAGAAATCGACAACGATTTTCCAGACatccaaatttatttgaatgaacaaCTCACTAAGGATACAAGTGTACTATTCAAAACGGCAAGGAGCATGATTAAGGAGAACAAGGTGGCTTCCGTGTGGACAAACGATGGACGTGTGATGGCCAAGAGAACTCCAACATCTCGTCCTTTCAGAGTGAATTGTCTAAAGGACCTGGAGGAGAGGACTCCACCCGCAACCGCCTCCGAGGAAGACGCCGCCCCCATCCAGGCCGACGGGGCGCCGCTACGCCCCACTGCAACCAACGCCAACTCAACCGCCAGCCTGGTCAAGTGAAGTGAGTGCCACATCAATAGGCAAGTGTCGCCAGCAAGGTAACAACATCAATTTCCTCAGTTCTTcattaaaattccaaaaacaCGAGTAGTGTGATatcagtgaaaataatatttttatatgtaaTTATAAAAAGTAACACATTAGAACGATTGGTGAGAGTGTTTTAAAGATAGCCCATGTGGtgaaataaactgaataaactatACTAGCATTTAACCCAATAGATCGTGAAATTCAAGCTATTTActaacaataatatatatttatgtaataaaaataataattattatttcatcctgaTTGCTGAGGTACTACAGTAATACATGGGGGGAGAATATATAGTGAAAGCATATAACATTAGGGTGAAATGTTATTGCTTTCTTTGAGGTTTGATTGtttctttttcctctctctccctatggattcttgttttcaatgattatttagCATCATATGtatatatttgttttataataTGGATATCTTTATTTTAGGTGgaattttattattctctttGATGCTTTTTAATTGTCATTTTTTCTCTAAGGAttcttgtttttcaataatattgtatcaatatcatatttattttatatttatattgtataaatgtcTTTTATTTATGATCAATTCTACTTTCTTTATAGCGAGCTCAATTCAATCCGTATCTAATTGGGTTCTAGTAAATCATTATTAAGGCTTATTACTCTCATCGTTTACTTtaactaataatttttcactTGATTGTAACATGTAAGTTAAATGCAATACTTTCAAAAAGTCTTTACACATTCCTAATTTTGTCATCAGTTGTTGGCTGGCTGATGCGCTGAtgagatatgaaaaaaataaaatttgtatcATGGATGACGATAATTATCTAGAGTGACCGATTATCGATTGTAAAGAGTTCGCTAATCTTGTTGATTACAATAACAGTTTTAATGGTGTTGGTGGTGATTGTTGTGGGTCGAATAGTTTCAGAGTGCTGCATCTGAATATTCATAGCTATATTAAAAATTTTGACGAGTTGCTAATATTACTACAAGGTATAAAAATAAAgtataattgtattattctcACAGAGGCATGGCTCAGAGATTGTAGTGATCTTGTGAGTCTAGAGGGTTTTAAGTTAATACGTAGCTATAATAGTATCAATCAGTGTGACGGTGTTGTTGTGTATTTAGACGAGACCTTATCAGCTACAAGCTGTCAGTTGTCAATTGGTGAAGTCGCAACATGTCTGTCTCTATCTTTCGATTGTACCGGCATTCCATGCAAATTATTCTGTATCTATCGTAGCCCGTCTTCATCTTTGTTATCGTTTAACAACGGCCTTCAGGATCTACTGAGGTCCATGCCGTCTAATCATTCTAGCCTAAGAATTTTTGTAGGAGATATAAACTGCGACATACTCAATCCCAATCCTCAAGAAGAGAGATAACTTGACATACTATATGAATTTGGGCTAGTAGCTTGTATAGATAAGATAACACGTCCCAACAGTAACACCTGCATtgatcattttttcatttcactCCCACACAGATGCGAGGCTCACTCATCAATAATACAAACAGAGATTACTGACCATTTCATAATATGCCTGGATATTAATTGTAACTCACCAAAAGTGAACAACCCAGTcacaaaaacttttcaaaaaataaattggcCAAACATAACTAAATCACTAAAAGACGAAACCTGGCAAAGAGTGCTCAAAGCAACAGAGGTGAATGCTGCCACGGAaaatttcaatgatataataCTAGGAAACTTGAAACGAAATACATCAGAACACGTTCACAAAGCAAAATATTCTAAATTGAAACCTTGGATCACGGGTAGTCTATTGTCTTCAATGCGTTGCCGTGATAAGCTATGTAAAGAAGCTAGGAGAAATCCCCACAATTTACAAATTAACGAAAAATACAAGCGATACCAAAATacattaaaatcaattattaaatgagCAAagtttgattattataaaactaaaaTAGATGATGCTCATGGGGACCCTAGGAAGTTTTGGAATGTAGTAAATGAGGTGGCAGGGCACTCTGTGGGTAAATCCAAATTCCCGCTAGATGCATTTAAAGAGCACGGTGGCACTGCGCCTCCCACCCCTGAGgagataaataaaattagtaatgaTTTCAATTACTACTTTGCCTTCGTTGGTCGCCGACTTGCTGAGACTCTCAACCCCGCGGGACCGCTTGAGGTGGACGATGCCGACCACACTGCTGACTCTCTGTTCTGGCTGCGGCCGGTCACACGGGTTGAGCTCACTGATGTGATAAGGTGCATCAAGGGCAACTCTGCATCAGGATCAGATAATATCccctcaaaattaataaaatttaatatcgATGCTTTGATCACACCTTTGTTGCATATAGTTAACCTCAgtataaatacaaatatttttccaaatgcACTCAAGATTGCCAAAGTGATACCAATTTTTAAATCAGGACAAAATAACTTAACTTCTAACTATAGACCAATTTCTTTACTCTGCATTCTAtctaaaatacttgaaaaatgtgtCAAAATACAACTTGCTGACTACCTCAAACAAGAAAAACTAATATCAGATTTACAGTTTGGTTTCAGACAAGATAGAAGCATATCTCACGCATTCTTTGAAATCACCAAACACATTGCCAAACAAATTGGGGGAGGGAGGCGTGTCCTGGTTACTTTTCTGGATCTAGCTAAAGCATTTGATTCCATAGATCGACAACAGTTGATAAGGAAATTACAATACATTGGCGTTAGATCAACGGATTGGTTTATCAGCTACTTGGAAAACCGTTTGCAATACGTGACTATAAATGGAATTAACAGTGATAAAACTGAAATCGACTATGGAGTGGTGCAGGGAAGTACACTGGGGCCGCTTCTGTTCCTAATCTATATTAATAACCTGGAGAAAGTAGCAATTAGAGGAAAATTGTTcctttttgctgatgacacagcggTGGTGTCGTCTGGCTGCACGTGGGATGAGGCTTACGAGCGGGCGGAGGATGATATGATCAGGGTCAAGCGTTGGCTGGATCAGAACACCTTGACCCTGAATGTAGGAAAAACTAAACATCTACCCGTATTTTTTAAACATGACAGTGATCCTGGTCTGCGACGCTTGGCTCTGCATTCCTGTGATGTACTGCGGTCGGTCGCCTGTGATTGCAGCGTAATTGAACGtgttaatacctacaaatattTGGGGGTCACAATAGACCATAAATTATCATGGGCCCCGCACATTCAAACAGTAAGGCAAAAACTTAGAAAATTTATGTTCGCCTTTTTGCAGCTTGCAGGCGTGCTGACTGTGGGGCATTGCAGGTCTGTTTACTTTTCCTACGTGCAGTCTTTGCTTCAATACGGTGTGTTGGCGTGGGGTGGAGTCTCGGCGGCGTTGTTGCGGCCTCTTGCTGTCACTCAGAGAaccctaataaaaataattttaaataaacccaTGCGATACCCTACTGAAGAACTTTTTTCCGAATTCCATGTCCTTAATATCAGAcaaatatacataaaaacccTCCTCTCCTTTACCAAATCCTACAAAGCAGAAATATTTACTGAATCACCACATAATTACCAAACTAGACATAGATTAAATTTCAGATATGGTACTCCTAGAGCCACTTTAGCTCCAGCAAATAACACCCCATTTCACATTGTGCACCTCCTCTACCGAAATTTGCCTACATCAATCCAGGAGGCTGAGGGGCGCAGTGTACCTGTTTACAAAAGAATAATAGTCCAATGGCTATTCAACATTGGTAGGGATGCTTCGGAGGCCCTTGTCAATTCACCCTACACCTAGGTTTTGTCTTGAATATTTGTCTacagatatttttcattttattataagCCATTAGTTTTTCTGTGTTtcgttattttttctttttctctctctcttcttgctTGTGTTtagtttcttgtttttgatgcaGCGCTCTATTAACTCTTTCGACCTTTAGCACCAACCTATATCAGTAATAGATTTaacctattttattttctacatttgaagttattgtttaattaaagttcattttttgtttagaaaaaaagtaaaatttgaaagtttttcaagaaatgatTTCGATTATCCTGTATTTATTAAGGCTTTTCTAGATAGGAATTCTTTCCCCACACACGGATTTTATAGTCTAAGTGAGGAAATATATTTCCTGGAATTGTTTTTGtataactattattgttattagttaTTTTGTATAACTGATATGTATATGATTTTTtgaggaaataaattgaattgaatttgaattgaattgaatatactccatgcatgtttctatttcaatatttgacaatccacatatcctacaaaattacaaaaatcctacaatttacaattagttattggatcacaatttgatttgtcattcattaacctaaagccttgtacacacgtccgtacagattcgcgcgaacaaccGTATGCACACCTGCCTcggcattcactgtacgtccttgtggacgcgttccacgtatgcctcggcattcaaaaagctatctgatttgcagacgacacgaagacatgatagatgtaaattttccacaacatgacaacaatggcgtcattccatcattgaagataataaattattacaaaatgcagctgtatcatttatttatatgacttgtataataaaatcgaaaataaaactcaacaaacgatgttggtgggttaaACGATTGTAGGTttaagtaaggaaataaattgctacatgacataagatatgagattgtcaattcaaactttattaggatgtcaaaacattattttgtttatatactgaaactaattcaactagttatccaaacaaatgataccatcatgagggaagcaataacttcacaagaacgattggccctaactttgagattcttggcattaggcgattcatttgttggtctccaatatctattctgaatctcaaaaaaggaatttctacaataattccagaagttttgatgaacTAATCAAAGTACTTAACACTGTcctacaaaattgacagtctccTTTAACGAAATTAGCaacaaattgaatcaaatactgaattgctgcccatttaaaactaactctgctcatacacatgacaaaacaagattctccaagaaatcagcttcaagatttacctttaaggagtactagttcaaagtttgaataaatctctctatggaTAGCCCAGCTATctaaaacatataatatcatattgaagattacaatttcaattaccaactctgattgataacataaaacaaacacaacatgatttgatagccacagtaagaTAATACGTGAGCTATACTTttttgtaggaaccctgtagagaagctattttcacttaaattatgcagttctaagtttgttaatcatgataaaaattatatactccatgcatatttctatttgaatatttgataatccacatatcctacaaaatcacaaaaatcctacaatttacaattagttattggatcacaatttgatttgtcattcattaacctaattcattggaattaggttatgacgccttcaatgtttacgttttgcttcacccgtatggcaaaaacGCGTCCACatgtacattcaatgctcgcccgaggcgcctttgagcacgccaaaataccgacagggttccggttcgcccacatgcctcagc
This genomic interval carries:
- the LOC120353328 gene encoding uncharacterized protein LOC120353328; amino-acid sequence: MVKCNKCTKDIAPTKDGSSTCVSCQAQFHNSCVSECVTRGSQKSWKCVKCCSEQTDTIVKPTIDYERVNEIIVKAIAALKEDMKNQWDVNNKKLDSIQEEMSNMNKDITCLETKMDEIVEKVTSTETRVQQLADENCKLHQELAVAKREIHDLQIQTRKNNIVISGIPIQSKGTNVFPIIIKIAELLKLTYYQTDINAAHWLPVRGGEPRSQSIVVSFVSRLVKNEWLLARRHKRFLKAREIDNDFPDIQIYLNEQLTKDTSVLFKTARSMIKENKVASVWTNDGRVMAKRTPTSRPFRVNCLKDLEERTPPATASEEDAAPIQADGAPLRPTATNANSTASLVK